The Mycoplasma nasistruthionis genome contains a region encoding:
- a CDS encoding DUF2779 domain-containing protein, which translates to MKTIKKTEVFIDFEAISHNFITHIKSVLKTDIPYTDIPYNYTVAVLKNDEVIHKSYIADFSNFNIDNLIQQIRNKLIEDISEITELNLTPNNIKNHITFVGWNPDLETYALKIFFGVKCKDLVKLKLKKIKYPINPRAQWSLKNVFLSLESENYFQQCLSNKVIGRYIRSYINYKNEPVLAPGRLAAGFGLILVLMENGMLTKKLPELTNQHKQIIINEIISYNKADVFKMFLFVENKDDFYQMYQQVETIILQKSKIKGAIAKLQNHQYILENLQELTTHVIQSDDVKSIRNFFNKVISIIKLLNITEDDIHAETTDETTVMNRSILSNVLALKTLELQEAKNFDAVVSKCQKIIFDTNKLTLEKTKLKGIF; encoded by the coding sequence ATGAAAACCATTAAAAAAACGGAAGTTTTTATTGATTTTGAAGCTATTTCACATAATTTTATTACACATATTAAATCGGTTTTAAAGACTGATATACCTTATACTGATATTCCATACAACTATACTGTAGCCGTTTTAAAAAACGATGAAGTAATTCATAAAAGTTATATTGCTGATTTTTCAAATTTTAATATTGATAATTTAATTCAACAAATCAGAAATAAACTTATTGAAGATATTAGTGAAATTACAGAACTGAATTTAACACCAAACAACATTAAAAACCACATAACCTTTGTTGGTTGAAATCCTGACTTAGAAACATATGCTTTAAAAATTTTTTTCGGTGTTAAGTGTAAGGATTTAGTCAAATTAAAACTCAAAAAGATTAAATACCCTATTAACCCAAGGGCACAATGGTCTTTAAAAAATGTTTTTTTAAGCTTAGAATCTGAAAATTATTTTCAGCAATGCTTATCAAACAAGGTAATTGGGCGTTATATACGCTCATATATTAATTATAAAAATGAGCCCGTTTTGGCTCCTGGTCGTTTAGCAGCTGGATTTGGTTTAATTTTAGTTTTAATGGAAAATGGCATGCTAACCAAAAAGCTACCAGAATTAACTAATCAGCACAAGCAAATAATAATCAACGAAATTATTTCTTACAACAAAGCTGATGTGTTTAAAATGTTTTTATTTGTTGAAAATAAAGATGATTTTTACCAAATGTATCAGCAAGTTGAAACAATTATTTTGCAAAAAAGCAAAATAAAAGGTGCTATTGCTAAGCTTCAAAATCACCAATATATATTAGAAAATTTACAAGAACTCACAACTCATGTTATTCAAAGTGATGACGTGAAAAGTATTAGAAACTTTTTTAATAAAGTTATAAGTATCATCAAATTATTAAACATTACTGAAGATGATATTCATGCAGAAACAACAGATGAAACAACTGTTATGAACCGTTCAATTCTATCTAACGTTCTAGCGCTTAAAACATTAGAATTACAAGAAGCAAAAAATTTTGATGCAGTTGTTTCAAAATGTCAAAAAATCATTTTTGACACCAATAAATTAACACTAGAAAAAACAAAACTTAAAGGTATATTCTAG
- the tpiA gene encoding triose-phosphate isomerase, with protein MNKTYSESKAFLSDFLKLYQENNLQKKISTEFGIANSYTNLSLFQDLKIPNFLSCAQDLSINSKGSFTGEIGAELLSDLNVKYIILGHNERRRYHAETCELVNQKVKIALRNKITPIICVGETLSEYNNNLTKQVILSQIKKATKDVPLNEVLIAYEPIWATGTGHSASKEFIIQITKLIKETTHNQSKVLYGGSVNLSNIKLFSEISDVDGFLVGNASLDAQQFVEMIKICNENH; from the coding sequence ATGAATAAAACCTATTCTGAATCAAAAGCATTTTTATCTGATTTTTTAAAGTTATATCAAGAAAATAACTTGCAAAAAAAGATAAGCACTGAATTTGGAATAGCAAATTCTTATACTAATTTAAGTTTATTCCAAGACTTAAAAATTCCTAATTTCTTGTCCTGTGCTCAAGATCTTTCAATAAACTCAAAGGGTTCATTTACGGGCGAAATTGGAGCCGAGTTGCTTAGTGATCTAAACGTGAAATATATAATTTTAGGTCACAATGAGCGTAGAAGATATCATGCAGAAACATGCGAGCTAGTTAATCAAAAAGTTAAAATAGCTCTAAGAAATAAGATAACCCCAATTATTTGTGTCGGAGAAACACTATCTGAATATAATAATAATTTGACAAAACAAGTCATTTTGAGTCAAATAAAGAAAGCCACAAAAGATGTACCGCTAAATGAAGTACTAATAGCTTATGAGCCAATCTGAGCTACTGGTACAGGTCATTCAGCATCAAAAGAGTTTATAATTCAAATTACAAAGTTAATTAAGGAAACAACCCATAATCAAAGCAAAGTTCTATATGGGGGCAGTGTAAATCTAAGTAATATTAAGCTTTTTAGTGAGATTTCTGATGTTGATGGTTTCTTAGTCGGAAACGCTTCATTAGATGCACAGCAATTTGTAGAAATGATTAAAATTTGTAATGAAAACCATTAA
- a CDS encoding DDE-type integrase/transposase/recombinase — translation MSQKQFTLEEKLKYIKLNEQFGLAFASKTFADEYWQQRYKSKGKTKLIIYRYGWILIRNWTKLYNIDIMLLKSKTGKSKKNNSSKSKKMTLNDLGENERNAYQWIVEKIFEDHGIKKSEILKRLKEYQEKDFKSINIKQMSDIFGFSRSLFYNNYQKKTKKDPTEKYLDKKLMNWILNEAQKSGEVIGRDKLYHKYLSTKRKKVSSYVFWINYLKTGYKSKAYTNKKTNKIPKEDKFKKVWTEDLIAGDFSSSYFGEKLHADIKFVKVDNKWKYLHVITETFSNSVLSWTLSDDRTAQSTINLLKSTLDKYGFSPRIFHSDHGIEYANYELKEFLESHSIKQSMSPKGNSLANRPSEYLFSIFQRELFDFYNTSEMTFSKVYNLINNFVSWYNSERPQSNLEYKTPYAINKHIALCV, via the coding sequence ATGTCACAAAAACAATTTACATTAGAGGAAAAACTAAAATACATAAAACTAAATGAACAATTCGGGCTAGCGTTTGCATCAAAAACTTTTGCAGATGAATATTGACAACAAAGATATAAATCAAAAGGAAAAACTAAATTAATAATTTATCGTTATGGCTGAATACTTATTAGAAACTGGACAAAACTTTATAATATAGACATTATGTTATTGAAATCAAAAACAGGTAAATCGAAAAAGAATAATTCTTCCAAATCAAAAAAGATGACACTTAACGATTTAGGTGAAAACGAAAGAAATGCTTATCAATGAATAGTTGAAAAAATATTCGAAGATCACGGAATCAAAAAATCTGAAATATTAAAGCGATTAAAAGAATATCAAGAAAAAGATTTTAAATCAATAAACATTAAACAAATGTCAGATATTTTTGGATTTTCAAGAAGCTTATTTTATAACAACTATCAAAAGAAAACCAAGAAAGATCCAACTGAAAAATATTTAGATAAAAAATTGATGAATTGAATTCTGAACGAAGCACAAAAGTCAGGTGAAGTCATTGGCAGAGACAAACTTTATCATAAGTATTTAAGCACTAAACGTAAAAAAGTGTCTTCTTATGTATTTTGAATAAATTATCTAAAAACAGGTTATAAATCTAAAGCTTACACAAATAAGAAAACAAATAAAATTCCAAAAGAAGATAAGTTTAAAAAAGTCTGAACAGAAGACTTGATAGCTGGTGATTTTTCATCAAGTTATTTTGGCGAAAAACTTCATGCAGATATTAAGTTTGTAAAAGTCGATAACAAATGAAAATATTTACATGTTATTACAGAAACTTTTTCTAATTCTGTTTTAAGTTGAACATTGTCTGACGATAGAACTGCTCAATCAACTATAAATCTTTTGAAAAGTACTTTAGATAAGTACGGTTTTAGTCCGCGAATTTTTCACAGTGATCATGGTATTGAATACGCAAATTATGAATTAAAAGAATTTCTGGAGTCTCACAGTATTAAGCAATCAATGTCACCTAAAGGAAATTCATTAGCAAACAGACCATCTGAGTATTTATTTTCTATTTTTCAACGAGAACTTTTTGATTTCTACAATACTTCAGAAATGACATTTTCAAAAGTGTATAATTTGATTAACAATTTCGTTAGTTGATACAACAGCGAAAGACCACAATCAAATTTAGAATATAAAACGCCATATGCCATTAATAAGCATATAGCGTTATGTGTATAA
- a CDS encoding FMN-dependent NADH-azoreductase, translating into MKKVLLLDSHLVADSVSYTHNILASIEQKVKAKGYDVTKYDLNETHGHTFLTSKNFPAYYQEIDSDKWINLLKETDTLVITMPMINFGPTAVVKNFIDSISVANKTFSYKYSKKGDAIGFLTNLKVVIVASQGAPEGWYTWGNHVSWLEGTFKFLGVKEVEVLRHFGTKVAPLSETSPQDTPQLIEEKINKIVESI; encoded by the coding sequence ATGAAAAAAGTACTTTTATTAGATAGCCATTTGGTAGCAGATTCAGTTTCATATACACACAATATTTTGGCAAGTATTGAGCAAAAAGTCAAAGCCAAAGGTTATGATGTAACTAAGTATGACTTAAACGAAACTCACGGCCACACATTTTTAACAAGCAAGAATTTCCCTGCTTATTATCAAGAAATTGATTCAGATAAATGAATTAATTTACTAAAAGAGACTGATACACTAGTTATTACAATGCCAATGATTAACTTTGGTCCAACAGCTGTTGTGAAAAACTTTATCGATTCTATTTCAGTAGCAAACAAAACATTTAGTTATAAATATTCTAAAAAAGGTGATGCTATTGGCTTCTTAACTAATTTAAAAGTTGTTATCGTAGCTTCTCAAGGTGCTCCGGAAGGTTGATATACATGAGGTAATCATGTTTCATGACTAGAAGGTACATTCAAATTCCTAGGTGTAAAAGAAGTGGAAGTATTAAGACACTTTGGAACTAAAGTAGCACCATTGAGCGAAACTTCGCCTCAAGATACACCACAGTTAATCGAAGAAAAGATTAATAAAATTGTAGAAAGTATTTAG
- a CDS encoding FMN-dependent NADH-azoreductase — MKKVILLDSYIISNQNSYSHNILNLIENKLTSRGHLVERYDLNKTHSKTVLSADNISTYYNDIESDKWIDLLKSSNVLVIGMPMVNFGPATVVKNFIDSIAIAEKTFSYKNSTNGMPVGYLDNLKVVIVGTQGSPEGATFGQSHVDWLKSALTFLGVKDFEVIKCFGTSLSPHSDLTMQESVKLFENQVDKIIQSI, encoded by the coding sequence ATGAAAAAAGTAATTTTATTAGATAGTTATATTATTTCAAATCAAAATTCATATTCACACAATATCTTAAACTTAATTGAAAACAAATTGACTTCAAGAGGTCATTTGGTTGAAAGGTATGACCTAAATAAAACTCATAGCAAAACAGTTTTATCAGCAGATAATATTTCAACTTATTATAATGATATAGAATCTGACAAATGAATTGATTTATTAAAATCATCTAATGTTTTAGTAATTGGTATGCCAATGGTTAACTTTGGGCCTGCTACTGTAGTAAAAAACTTTATTGATTCAATAGCGATTGCTGAAAAAACTTTCAGTTATAAAAATTCAACAAATGGAATGCCGGTTGGTTATTTAGACAACTTAAAAGTTGTTATTGTTGGAACACAAGGTTCGCCAGAAGGTGCAACATTCGGTCAAAGTCATGTCGATTGATTAAAATCAGCTTTAACATTTTTAGGTGTTAAGGATTTTGAAGTAATTAAATGCTTTGGTACATCACTGTCACCGCATTCTGATTTAACAATGCAAGAAAGCGTTAAATTATTTGAAAATCAAGTTGATAAAATTATACAATCAATCTAG
- a CDS encoding GIY-YIG nuclease family protein, protein MNWRERIKKESTGPGVYNWINQNGEVIYVGKAKNLRNRLKQYATGNYHSYKIPKMVSEIIDYKVYYTDDEDLALIKEKELIQNINPNITLH, encoded by the coding sequence ATGAACTGAAGAGAAAGAATTAAAAAAGAATCAACAGGACCAGGTGTTTATAATTGAATTAATCAAAATGGTGAAGTTATTTATGTAGGTAAGGCTAAAAACTTACGTAATCGACTAAAACAATATGCTACCGGAAATTATCATTCGTATAAAATACCAAAAATGGTATCTGAAATAATTGATTATAAAGTTTATTACACAGATGATGAAGATTTAGCTTTAATAAAAGAAAAAGAACTGATCCAAAATATCAACCCAAATATAACATTGCACTAG
- the rpmE gene encoding 50S ribosomal protein L31, translated as MKQNIHPQYHEVKVSCSTCNKEYAFKSTRNAFTVDVCSGCHPAYTGTRATIKATGRIDRFNKRLQQKKQ; from the coding sequence ATGAAACAAAATATTCACCCACAATATCATGAAGTTAAAGTTTCTTGTTCAACATGTAACAAAGAATATGCATTCAAATCTACAAGAAATGCATTTACAGTTGACGTTTGTTCAGGATGCCACCCTGCTTACACAGGGACAAGAGCTACAATTAAAGCTACTGGAAGAATCGATAGATTTAACAAAAGATTGCAACAAAAAAAACAATAA
- the rpsD gene encoding 30S ribosomal protein S4 gives MSRYTGPVFKKSRRLGFSILETGKEFAKGKKRTYAPGQHGNKRVKLSEYGLHLYEKQKVKYLFGVSEKQLRKVFQKAVKAKGITGTNLLQLLEVRLDNLVYRAGFATTRRQARQLVNHNHFTVDGKKANIPSMSISLGSTVELKEKSRTNKQIAEALEAKAPAAWLTRKDFSFKLDRLPERNEIHSEIKDALVVEFYSK, from the coding sequence ATGTCAAGATATACTGGACCAGTGTTTAAAAAATCACGTCGTTTAGGATTCTCAATTCTTGAAACAGGAAAAGAGTTTGCTAAAGGTAAAAAAAGAACTTACGCACCTGGACAACACGGAAATAAAAGAGTTAAACTATCAGAATACGGATTACACCTATATGAAAAACAAAAAGTTAAATACTTATTTGGTGTAAGCGAAAAACAATTAAGAAAAGTGTTCCAAAAAGCAGTTAAAGCTAAAGGGATTACAGGGACAAACTTACTACAATTATTAGAAGTTCGTCTAGATAACTTAGTTTACAGAGCTGGATTTGCTACAACAAGAAGACAAGCTCGTCAACTAGTTAACCACAACCACTTTACAGTAGATGGTAAAAAAGCTAACATCCCTTCAATGTCAATTTCATTAGGTTCAACGGTTGAACTAAAAGAAAAATCAAGAACAAACAAGCAAATTGCTGAAGCTCTAGAAGCTAAAGCTCCAGCAGCATGATTAACAAGAAAAGACTTCTCATTTAAATTAGATCGTTTACCTGAAAGAAACGAAATTCACTCAGAAATCAAGGACGCTCTAGTTGTTGAGTTCTACTCAAAATAG
- a CDS encoding MscL family protein, translated as MFKKSLNDAKNFFKKGNILLLAVGFLFGVVFNAVVSSLANDIIMSAISKAFGAQSLNDWEVGGMLVGKFLGTVINFIIVSLVLFAIMITYFMIKNYKESRKPVVVAEPAPVVPTTEELILAELKELNQSMKSEK; from the coding sequence ATGTTTAAAAAATCACTAAATGATGCAAAGAATTTCTTTAAAAAAGGAAATATCTTATTATTAGCGGTTGGTTTCTTATTTGGGGTTGTATTCAACGCTGTTGTTTCATCTCTAGCAAACGACATTATCATGAGTGCTATTTCAAAAGCCTTCGGAGCTCAAAGCTTAAATGACTGAGAAGTTGGAGGAATGTTAGTAGGTAAATTCTTAGGAACAGTAATTAACTTCATTATTGTTTCATTAGTTTTATTTGCTATTATGATTACATACTTCATGATTAAAAACTACAAAGAATCAAGAAAACCTGTCGTTGTTGCTGAACCAGCTCCAGTTGTTCCTACAACAGAAGAGCTAATTTTAGCAGAACTAAAAGAATTAAACCAATCAATGAAATCAGAAAAATAA
- a CDS encoding cell division/cell wall cluster transcriptional repressor MraZ has protein sequence MGGSGMYGTHTRSIDDKKRVVLPPNFKEQLGETFYLSIGFDGHAELRSAQEFDLYKQNIENKSRFDSKVRVVARYIFGKTYEMKLDSQSRISIPKTVFEELSIVKEVVFVGVGSIVELWPKEKYQMLEAQFDAQTIADIAQLIQGKNE, from the coding sequence GTGGGAGGAAGTGGAATGTACGGTACACACACAAGAAGTATTGACGACAAAAAGCGTGTAGTCTTGCCACCGAATTTTAAAGAGCAGCTTGGTGAAACTTTTTATCTGTCAATTGGTTTCGACGGTCATGCTGAACTTCGTTCAGCTCAAGAGTTTGATTTATATAAACAAAACATTGAAAACAAATCACGTTTTGACTCAAAAGTTCGTGTAGTTGCTAGATATATTTTTGGTAAAACTTACGAAATGAAACTTGACTCACAAAGCCGTATTAGCATTCCTAAAACTGTTTTCGAAGAACTATCCATTGTTAAAGAAGTTGTTTTTGTTGGTGTTGGTTCAATTGTTGAACTATGACCAAAAGAAAAATATCAAATGCTTGAGGCTCAATTTGATGCACAAACAATCGCTGATATCGCTCAATTAATTCAAGGAAAAAATGAATAA
- the rsmH gene encoding 16S rRNA (cytosine(1402)-N(4))-methyltransferase RsmH produces MNKLHYSVLLNETIDSLGINPEGIYVDLTIGMGGHSSAILAKLTNGHLYGFDKDSYAISQTQNRLEQISWNFTLIQSDFKDIKQKLAQLGIFKVNGIIADLGVSSPQLDQAQRGFSYNKDARLDMRMDQSQSLDAYYVVNEYPVEKLAKIFWDYADVKLNQKVAKAIVSARPITTTLQLVDVIKSAYPAALLRQKNPAKAIFQAIRIEVNNELDSLKQLLTDALDLLEVNGTLSIITFHSLEDKLVKELQKEITTSKVPSKMPIQEVKNYSIKQVKPSKQELLENKRSRSAKLRIIKKLK; encoded by the coding sequence ATGAATAAATTACATTACTCAGTTTTATTAAATGAAACAATCGATTCATTAGGCATAAATCCAGAAGGGATTTATGTAGATTTAACTATTGGAATGGGTGGTCATTCATCAGCTATTTTAGCAAAATTGACTAATGGTCATTTATATGGATTTGATAAAGACTCTTATGCTATTTCTCAAACACAAAATAGGCTAGAACAAATTTCTTGAAACTTTACTTTAATTCAAAGTGATTTTAAAGATATTAAACAAAAACTAGCTCAATTAGGCATCTTTAAAGTAAATGGTATTATTGCCGATTTAGGTGTTTCATCACCACAATTAGATCAAGCACAACGCGGATTTAGTTATAACAAAGATGCACGTTTAGATATGAGAATGGATCAAAGTCAAAGCTTAGATGCATATTATGTTGTCAACGAATATCCTGTAGAAAAACTGGCAAAAATCTTTTGAGACTACGCTGATGTAAAACTCAACCAGAAAGTTGCTAAAGCCATCGTCTCAGCACGCCCTATAACTACAACATTACAATTAGTTGACGTCATAAAATCAGCATATCCAGCAGCATTATTACGTCAAAAAAATCCAGCAAAAGCTATATTTCAAGCGATTCGAATTGAAGTAAATAATGAGCTAGATTCATTAAAACAGCTTCTAACAGATGCTTTAGATTTATTAGAAGTTAATGGAACTTTGAGTATTATCACTTTCCATTCACTTGAAGATAAATTGGTTAAGGAACTTCAAAAAGAAATAACTACTTCAAAAGTTCCATCAAAAATGCCAATTCAAGAAGTTAAAAATTATTCAATTAAGCAAGTTAAACCTTCTAAACAAGAGCTTTTAGAAAATAAAAGATCTAGAAGTGCTAAATTAAGAATAATTAAGAAATTGAAATAA
- a CDS encoding MAG3720 family protein, translating to MNKHIAVFHLQKQSCNFELVNFNNSSYFYVPLNNDVLLNKITFYSWKEWYQWYKAIVFQIKQLSNLQVAIVVDDDLFKSISCEVKINNFTKNPRYNYVNGFFEVDKQFQTQKQELNTLFNISTLKYSTLLNGIEKDYLHFPHDREFTSLKEYHSLLSAKNSQDWSVIKQLLQLNLKENQVKIYLKSQVNASHYPDLAKQAVVVDLNDNYLGIYACYNKSIIYYDKIDFDFDNILTKMANTNHISIKLLKDFLRNLQLQDFSEFDLNTYSFGLYNPNYLDESYEVDLQNQLIEDYKKFIDGILNFIYKNVKKIQAIQLINNLQFISFTGNALFTNLVKQLFLKNHQSDLEIELSVIDLNKNSGNMLFELEDSIIQQTILMSNNMEVESNQNNTVASRIVFALPKEPWFVVKKWFKSRLLHK from the coding sequence ATGAATAAGCATATTGCGGTGTTTCATCTTCAAAAACAATCATGCAATTTTGAATTAGTTAATTTTAATAATTCATCTTATTTCTATGTACCTCTAAACAACGATGTTTTGTTAAATAAGATAACTTTTTATTCTTGAAAAGAATGATATCAATGATACAAAGCAATCGTGTTTCAAATCAAACAATTGTCTAACTTACAAGTGGCAATTGTTGTTGATGATGACTTATTTAAGTCAATTAGTTGTGAAGTTAAAATTAATAACTTTACTAAAAATCCTAGATATAACTATGTCAATGGTTTTTTTGAAGTTGATAAACAATTTCAAACACAAAAACAAGAATTAAATACTTTATTCAATATTTCTACTTTGAAATATTCAACTCTTTTAAATGGTATTGAAAAAGACTATTTACATTTTCCGCATGATCGAGAATTTACTAGTTTAAAAGAATACCATAGTTTGCTTAGTGCTAAAAATTCCCAAGACTGAAGTGTTATTAAACAATTACTTCAGTTAAACTTAAAAGAAAATCAAGTCAAGATTTACTTAAAATCACAAGTTAATGCTAGTCATTATCCAGATTTAGCTAAGCAAGCAGTTGTTGTTGATTTAAATGACAACTATTTGGGTATTTATGCTTGTTATAATAAGTCAATTATTTACTATGACAAAATCGATTTTGATTTTGACAATATTTTGACTAAAATGGCTAATACAAATCATATTAGCATTAAACTTCTTAAAGATTTTTTAAGAAATTTACAATTGCAAGATTTTAGTGAATTTGATTTAAACACATATAGTTTTGGTTTATATAATCCTAATTATTTAGATGAATCATATGAAGTTGATTTGCAAAATCAACTAATTGAGGACTATAAAAAATTCATTGACGGAATCTTAAATTTCATTTACAAAAATGTTAAAAAAATCCAAGCAATACAGTTAATCAACAATTTACAATTTATTTCCTTTACTGGAAATGCTTTATTTACAAACTTAGTTAAACAATTATTTTTAAAAAACCACCAATCAGACTTAGAAATTGAACTTTCAGTGATCGACTTGAATAAAAATAGTGGTAATATGCTATTTGAATTGGAAGATTCAATCATTCAACAAACAATATTGATGTCTAACAATATGGAAGTTGAAAGTAATCAAAACAACACTGTGGCAAGCAGAATTGTTTTTGCTTTACCAAAAGAACCATGATTTGTTGTTAAAAAATGATTCAAGTCTAGGTTGTTACATAAATAA